The following DNA comes from Miscanthus floridulus cultivar M001 chromosome 5, ASM1932011v1, whole genome shotgun sequence.
gaaggaggggtggagggtgccatgctacccttaGTGGCACGAGCAGTGCTGCCcccgatgagctgttatcgggtaagtccaagtggaggcctgagccccgttcgctaggggtcggctggcGGTccggagacacactccaagagtaccagagggtttctctagtgggtgtcggggCTGTTCGATGAGCCCCGGTGGCTCGGCGCCttcctacagtgggatcccattcagagacctccctaccagtcttggacatgacttagggcatcctgagCGATCGTTTGCTCAGGCCTCGGCCATGCGTGGGCTCACCCctagtcgtccctaactctactaccctggggcggctatcgaaaccctcgggggcctagccttcgaacccttggaccgtaacaggctcgatgccctttTATTGCGTTTCTCCGAGTCTTCAAGTGCAAGCTTGGGTTGCTTGTCTTCATCTTaggtgtaggaagagcccccgagcctccgcacggagcgagagggtggtcaggagttcccctagctttttgtgcgaccctcgcacatccttttcgttcagacagAGGGGTTGCTTGCCGAgtcccctcgagtgcgagccgagGTCATTGGGTCTCGacaaagttgcaggaagagcccctgagcctccgcatggagcgagagggtgatcaggagctcccctagctttttgtgcgcccctcacgcatgagggtttgtttgccgagcccccctcgggtgcaagcctgggtcacggggtctcggcatatttgcaggaagagccccttagcctttACACAGAGCGAAagggccatcaggagttcccttggctttttgtatgaccctcgcgcaaccttttcattcagaaggaggggttgtttgccaagcccccTAGAGTGCGATCCTAGGTCGCTGGGgcttggcaaggttgcaggaagagccccttagcctctacacagagcgagagggccgtcaggggttcccctggcttttggtatgaccctcgcgcaaccttttcgttcagaagaaggggtagaatatgccaggctaccctcgatgggcgcgagtggtggcacttccggtgagctgttatcgggtaagtccgagtggaggcccatgccctattcgataggggtcagctagcagTCTAGAgatgcgctccaagagtaccagagggtttctctagtgggtgttgggaccgttcgctgggccctggtggatcggtgcctccctacggtgggatcccatttggagacctccctaccggtctcggacatgacttagggtgtcccaagcattttgcttgcttgggtctcagccccgtatgggctcgcccgtagtcgtccctgactctattaccCTAGGGCGGccgtcgaaaccctcgggggcccagcctttgaacccctagaccatagcgggctcggtgcccagttcctttgtctAAAAgaaatcgggtgggggatattccctcctCCCATCGGTTCGACAACAGCAGGCAcgccttttgaggtgattttctTGGGGAGGCAGAACGGCGCCTGCCACTGCAGCGGTCGGTCGTGATGCCGTGTCAGCGGATTGAACGTAACTGTTCACACGATTAATGAGGGaaaggtgggtacgtgggcggtaaaattggatctggattaactatgcCGGATCTGGGGGAAACTTTCCCGATTTTGTTGCCCGCCCATTTCAcctccttcctgcataaatacgcaacgagcctcgcccctcccctccttaccttgcctgcattcgcctttgccGCCCTTGTGCCGTTGCtagaacagagagcgccggggagaaggagagagagaggcgaggtagagagagcgagagaggctcACCATCATAGTCGTATTCTctgtcgcacccatggccggcgatgtTGTCATTGACACGGACCCTTGGGATCAATCTGACGTCACCATGGAGACgctccagtcgctcgtcgacAATGGCCTTCTCCACCCGGTTACTGACCCCAACAGGTCGGAGTGGACTGCTCCATCGAGCGAGCTAGAGCTAAAGCCCCGTGACAGCTACGTCatgagcttcgtgtcttttcacGAGCACGGCCTTGGCTTGCTGGCGAAccgattcatgcgggcgctcccgcactactatggcgtggagctccacaacttcaaccctaatTCCATCGCATAgacggccatcttcgtcgctgtctgtgaggggtacctggggattgcttcccattgggagctatggctccacctttTCTGGGTAGGGCACACCACCAAGCTGATGGGCATGTCGAGCACGAGGAAGGCAGTGAGGGCTGgcagctgcactctccaagtgcgctaggaccaTCAGCACCtgtacatcctggcccagctcatgTCAACCAATCATCACaggtacaccagctggttctatcttcgcaatgatgacggcgggcttcccccctacactgggcggatcgtGGAGAGCTGTCCGGAAAAGTGGAAGTATGGCATCCtgaaggaggatcagcccaagttgTAGCCGCccctggaggggctggagaggctgcggAGTCGCTGCCTTACTGTGGCTGttgtcgtggccgccttccatcgctggagggtgctaccgctgatggctcggcggtagcgcctgttcgagatgaggtcggatgagccgatcgagggcatctagATGTCTGCCTctaccctctccgacgaggagattcttcactgggtgagggagacggtggaggtgaagctgaggagcggtggcccgacccccatcgcgatgcgcctgtcgtgggggttcctctccctggtaagtcacgcgccactgtagcccccgaggcctccccaTCCCTCACTGTTGTCTATTCCCTTACCCATGTTTGTTGTCCCGGTAGGGGATAAGGGACATGCGAGCCTTCCTGCCACCCGTTCCCAAGGACGCAGCGCGGCGGGCGGTGAATTGGGCGTACACCGAGGcacagaagaagcggaaggacgccaaggtggtGAAGCGCACAAGGAAGATCCTTGTGCGTGAGGGACTAGAGAAGCGCCGCCGACAGCAGAGGTAGGACGGTCTCTCGGTGGAGTCATCTCCGTCGCTGTCACTGTCGACGGAAGCCTCGAATGGAGATGATGAGAGCaaggtggggcggggtcccctagaccatcttcCTAACGTCGGGGAGACGGTGCTCGGAGCATCGGCGAGCGGCctgacgctcctaggaggaggaggagatgcctCGGGGCCGATGGTCGCCCACCCCAgggccgaggctgacacgcccaaggcgcgggcgttgggaaagcatgccgtcagcccggtgggcttgacggtagaggtggagcaggtggcggtgggggcAGCTGCGTCGTCCCCGCCGAGGACCAGGGGGGGTGCCGGGGTCCGTTGAGGATCGGCCGGCATCGGCGGATACAGAGGCTGTGCCTCCACCGCTGCCACTGCCTTCATAGAGGAGGGTTGCCGTGCTGAAGTggttgcagccccgctcgaggtaagcgttTTTTTGGCATAGTTGCAGCATCTTCCGTTCGTCCTTTGGTCACATGCTGACCCTGTAAGTATCTCATCTTCAGCCGAAAGCGTCCTACGGAGGTGCCCACCTTAGCACCACTCAAGGCGCTCAAGGGGAGCCCTAGCTCCACCACCCActaggtggtggaggcacaagccgccatacaacgtggcgtggcgtcggcgagggccgacccgaaggagccggtcgcccaaggaggGACTGCCAAGGCAACCCCGACATAGATGGGGAAGGGAGCGCCTCTACCTCATGGGGCCGAGGCTCATGAGTCAGATAGGGCCGAGGCACCCTTAGTTGCCGAGGCCATCGAGGTCGAGCCCCTCCAGTCCTCCGAGGCCGAGGCAACGGAGGCCAGGGTGCCTAGGACCGCCGAGGCCATAGCGGTGGGGGCCAGAGCCTCTGGGGCCACCAAGGCCACGGTGGCGGAGGCCAACATGAGTGCGGTGAAGCTGgcagcccaggaagtggagatgaaggcggcggaggccttggtggcgCCCCTGGTCCAAGGCCTACCGCTGTtgcaggagagcgcccgggaggcggaggtccatccaatctcctccgacgatacttcttgggcgcaggaggtggtcgacgccgaggtggcCGGCATCGTGGAACAGCCGGCTCTAACCTCGAGCGAGGAAAGCTCAGCCCTCATgtgggtacgacccgagccccatgggtgggatcacccgcgtgtcctgtggtagagctgggatgaccctgagggggagcctctgttcgcccttgaggatgcggccgagggtgggcgctaggacaccttcgagcaataccgctagCTGGCGGAGTGGTCACTATGGACGacactgtccgtggtggccgatgatCTACCCGGGGTCGCCCAGGTTCACGCCTTCTTTTCttatgtggtgtcgtctttttctgagttttcttgtagtgaatgacccctgttttgcctatctaggagctcaagGCACGGTCCTTTGGGAAGTCAGTGTTCCTCCGacaggagagggacgtctgggaccagctctagCAGTAGAAGAAACTACTCGCTCGtgccaatgagcttctgtcggcgcagAGCGCAGAGGTGGAAGACCTCCACCTATGCGGTACCGATATGGAGGCTGCTGCAGCAGCGGTGGCCTAGGAGTAGGTCACCCCCttggcggcgtgggtcaaggagttggaggaggagctgacccgcatGGCCGGTGactgggatgccttcaggtcctagGCTGGAGAAGCCACGGCCTCTGTCAAGGTCATTACTGGACAGCTGGGGATGGAGCAGGGTACGCACCAGCTGacaaaaggtgccttggatgaggccctcaagGCGGCTGAGGCTTCCCGGACCGAGactgtggtctggaggggaaaggccgagggtgagtcttattccccttgttttatttatttttcttgtgTTTGGCCCCTAACTCCTTGGTGTGATACAGAGCTGGAGGGAGAGGCTTCTAGGGcgaccgaggcctctcgggtcgaggtccagcgcttgaaggagaaggccgaggtgTCTCAGGTCAAGGCCcaacgctggaaggagaaagctgaggCCTCTCGAATCGAGGCCCAACGCTGGGAAGAGAAGGCCGAGGGTGACTTCCGTAGGCGTCCtcccctatttggcttgttttcctttgcgctcaaccccattccgcTTTTTTGGCACAGGGTTGGAGACAGAGGTCACCCGGGTAGCTGAGGCCTCTATCGCCGTGCAAGCGGTGCTTGAGaccgagatcgaggagcacgacGTGCTGAAGAGCACCGCCCATACCGcctacgaggccctagaggtcgaggGGGTCCAGTCAGGAAGCTGCCTcagtaagcctgggcaaaattcccgatacccattacccgtacccgaattacccgaacctggacccgaattacccgaacccgaggtacccgatcccaaattcggatagcgattttgattacccgaaattagtttgggtaattcgggtaatatcccccagtacccaaactacccgaactacccaaagatttgttttgtctttgtattcatcatatgttgttagctgaaccatttaacttatcactttattagaatataattctctctatttgaatgagtgactgtaatatattattctctacaaattgctattgaaattctatataaattgctgctgaaattatgtatagatcacTACTGAAATTTAGtatagtttgttgttttctgtaaatttgggtatatcgggtaatacccgaacccgaacccgaattatcgggtacccgaatttgcgggtagtgttttttcgggggtaatatcgggtagcaatttttattacccgaattttgaattacccgaattacccgacccgaaaaaatcgagtaacccgaacgcccaggcttatccctcaggagccgcctgattgcgttgagcggctaAGTGCGCAAGCAACTCTAAGGGGCGCTGCATATGGGCGTTAAGTGTgccctggccgtcatcgcctAGCACTACATCAGCGTCGACCtcaaggccatcagcgatggctatgtcctACCTGATGATGACGGGGAGGCCGACGAGGAGGTagcaaagctgatggaggcggcggagggccccggcacgacgctggccaagctgttcgaagaggaggtggtccctcctacgccgtccgccgatgctggagaccctgaggcttgacctaggcccaagaggcTATGTAATTAGATTAGGGATTATGTTACCATATCGTAATGctggtggccatcgaggccttgttAAAGTAATCGTGCATCTACGCTTCTTTAATCGTTTTTCCTTGTATTTTCGAGCCTCTTCCCTCTGTCCTGTTTCTGAGCATATCACTTGCAAAGGccttcctcagagcctaagctaTCCCtagggtgaaaaggtggtgagagAGTGCCGTAGCCTGGAGGTGTAAGCCGTCTCGCGACTCAGCTGGCcctttggccctgagacagacttttggtccttaggtcttTTACAATTGACTTGTCAGAGCGtaatagagagtttggcgtagaattttttttcaaaaaatgactaaaaatggtgcgtgggagttaggggggagtccccccttctagcccccgagggaggctcggttctgcagaggcggagctgagtctcccttatggtgttattgTAATGTCGaggcccacgatgggctcggcgggtttctcgaaaaaattagaacaattaaagaacgcttcttactTGTATTTCGGGAAACAATATACACAATGCCtgggaatttaagggtaaaagtgacatagctattctatgttccaagcattagTGAGGAATTCTCCCTTCTTATTGGCTAGCTTGTaagtcccgggctttagcacttgggcaacaatgtacggcccttcctatggcggggtcagcttgtggcagcccttgttgctctgcctcagtcttagCACCATgtcgcccacctttaggtctcagCCTCGAATGCGTCGGGCTTGATAGCGTTGTAGAGCTTGCTAGTATTTGGCCAAATGTAGCAGCAcaacgtcttgggcttcctccagttggtcgagggcgtcctcacggGTAGTGCGGTTGCTCTGCTCATTGTAGACCcaaagcctcggggaaccgtactccaagttagtggggaggatggcctcggccccatagactaggaagaacggtgtaaaccccgtggctcggctcggggtattccttaggctccagatgactgatgggagttcgacaagccatttcttgccaaacttcttcagcCAGTTGTATATTCTTGACTTgagaccttgtaggatcatgccattggcacgttctacttggctatttgtcctagggtgtcctacggctgaccaagccacacggatgtggtcgtcatcgcagaacgtcaggaatttttggccagtgaattgtgtcccattgtcggtgatgatggtgttcagaacctcgaacctgtggatgatatcagtgaagaagaGCACCGCTTGCTCtaacttgattcgattgatcagacAAGCCTCGAtctacttggagaacttatcaattgctaccagtagatgggtgtagcccccagagagccttctacagaggcccaaccaagtcgagcccccacacggtgaacagccatgtgatagggatggtttggagggcttgggccgggaggtgcgtttgccatgcatagtactggcacccctCACAAgagcgtacgagcttggtggcgtcagcaaccgctgttggctagtagaacccttAGCGGAAGGCATTTCTGACGAGCGTCCGaggtgccgcatggtgcccgtaggctcctgcgtgcaagtcccaaagtagggctcgacctacctcggtagtgatgcatcgttggaggacgtcAGATGGGCTCCACCTGTATAATTCACCGCCGCTGAGGATGTAAGTCTTGGCTTGCTGAGCAAGCCaccgggcttcggtcctgtcagtgggaagctctcctcgggcgaggcaatcaaggaatgggactcgccagtctGTGCCCTGGTTGGTCTCGGGAGACcccgtgttgacttccatgacatCGGGCTTGACCAAAGGAGTCTCAGCGATAGAGGGGGGCCCGAGCCCTGCGGGGGGCTTGATCGctgggccctcttccgctgccgaggcgtagtcgatggaaggtttgtggagatctttggcgaagacgttcggggggaccggcgCCCacaccgacgccatctttgctagttcgtccatgGCCTCATTGATTTtgcgcgcgatgtggttgagtttgagactgtcgaacttgtcttcGAGGCATCGTACCAgcttgtagtacgcctccatcttggggtcatggcagtttgactccttcatcacctgatcgacgataAGCTATGAGTCGCCTCGCATGTCGAGGCACCGTACTCCGAGTTCCACGGCGATCTGCAAGTCGTTGACAAGGGCTTCGTATtcagctgcgttgttggaggtggcAAAGTGGAgctgaatcatgtagcgcatgtgtactccgaggggcgagatgaagagcagacccacgcccgccccggtcttcatcagggacccatcgaagtacatggtctagcattctgtaacaccctaggtgtttaggcttccacgaaattgcatgtcatttcataaacatgtgcattatccatgtcatcatgccattatcattgaaacatacatatgcaacatttttaaattgtatgtgtttcatgcttgattgcttagagtggaaGTAGTGAAAcctgtgaatgtaacatgaaactctcatacatggaaacatggcaatatggtagtaatgtggcaattataaaatgacaacaaggtcttgaaacatgtgagacatttcattgcaacatatgaatgaattgcttgttttactttctttatcacatgtgatcattagaagtggtataacaattttgtaaaatggttgatcatggtctattacaccttaactacacttaggttacttgtttggacattgttcatgtagatcaaaatgaccaaaatgcccttaattgcatgtttgacttgaattgaccctaggagtgtcatagtttgactgtttaaaaagtccaacttggaagctttgcatggctgtacactctttacaaaagttgtagctaatttagcaaggaacaaaagttgttttatgaccaactcatgaaaatggctagaacatgctcaaacatggcccacaagtcagaagtacatgctgatttcatatttagcaaatttttctaagtcctaaagtgTAGTACAGTTTCGTGTACACATGTTTGGAGCCATGTATCTCCCTAACCGAGCCAAACCAGCTTGAGCTCCTGTggaaagagttgtagttcacgtGTAGATgagcaactttgttaactatggcatggcctagatcaccacggattaggagttgatGATCGTCGGATACGTGCTGTCAGTCATCACCGATAAACACTGAATCGCGTttgttttcagaaaacggtcagtcgccgtggccgaccggcttagaggcttgacgccgcgtgtccgccactcgTCGCCAGCCTTCTgtcgcgcaggccacgcgccacGGACGTCCTGGCGTTGCAGCCGCATCTTGAAGCCaccccagcgcctgcccgacgcactcgctgTCCCATTTCACATTCTCGCCTCCCACCGCAGCCGTCCACCATTGCTAGCCGCACCTTCGCCTTTGCCTCGCTTGCTCACCTTTGCAAAAACGCGTTGCTCCGTTCGCCCAGAGCCTCGCCGtgttcccctccatcacctccacCATTCAATCGAGTCGATTGAGCGTCGGTAAGGGCGTATTCACCGTTTTCCCCCACCAcagccatggcgggacctcgccggagttggcgctccacgcggccagctgtcCGCGTGACCTTTCCACCCCTCCTCTGCCTGTAGCTAGGTCCGGTGAGCACCATCGAAGCCCGTAGCGCCAACCGTTAGGGCTGCGACGTCGTAtcgtcgccggagccggccatgccgtggccgtgcgccgccgtgtcaGTCGCCAACCCCTCTAGCCACCACCATAGCACCGATTGAGGTCACCACTAGATGCGCATGGTCATGGTGAACATCGTAGCGTAGATGGTTTcaccggaggagccaccggcggcgagttgcgccgtcgtcgtcctccgcTCCCCTGCCTATCTCGCTGACAAGCGGGTCCTGCCTTGTCAGCCGTCGAGGCTGAGGCGGGAGCTCAGTTCGG
Coding sequences within:
- the LOC136454155 gene encoding uncharacterized protein produces the protein MEQGTHQLTKGALDEALKAAEASRTETVVWRGKAEELEGEASRATEASRVEVQRLKEKAEVSQVKAQRWKEKAEASRIEAQRWEEKAEGLETEVTRVAEASIAVQAVLETEIEEHDVLKSTAHTAYEALEHYISVDLKAISDGYVLPDDDGEADEEVAKLMEAAEGPGTTLAKLFEEEVVPPTPSADAGDPEA